Proteins found in one Brevibacillus brevis genomic segment:
- a CDS encoding CPBP family intramembrane glutamic endopeptidase, with the protein MKNLKIAFLLSLVSAIGFIAAIPYLLAIGGDALALVPLPIPVAMAIFVLQGTIMAFLFSWIGLTFATKVGLDAPVLRKWLYKTGGESFHKKGIIQAVIFGFAATGLLLLLEFAVFQPLLPILAEKAQDVEVSVWAGILTAIQGGVYEEVMVRLFMMTMIVWILSKLFGRKSSPKPWMYWAGIIGAALIFGLGHLPAANVYFGEITPLLFIRTLALNGVAGILYGYLYWKRGLEYAMIAHAIGDIVLHGFIQ; encoded by the coding sequence ATGAAAAACTTGAAAATAGCATTTCTGTTATCGTTGGTGAGCGCTATCGGTTTTATCGCAGCTATTCCCTATTTGCTGGCAATTGGCGGGGATGCATTAGCCCTGGTACCTCTCCCGATCCCGGTTGCAATGGCAATTTTCGTCTTACAAGGAACCATCATGGCGTTTCTGTTTTCGTGGATTGGATTGACTTTCGCAACCAAGGTTGGGTTGGATGCCCCTGTCCTTCGGAAGTGGTTATATAAAACGGGTGGAGAGTCCTTTCATAAAAAGGGAATCATTCAAGCAGTCATCTTTGGATTTGCAGCAACAGGTCTGCTGCTCCTACTGGAATTCGCCGTTTTCCAACCATTACTACCAATCTTGGCAGAAAAAGCCCAAGACGTAGAAGTGTCGGTTTGGGCAGGCATCCTGACAGCCATTCAAGGTGGAGTATACGAGGAAGTCATGGTTCGTTTATTCATGATGACCATGATCGTGTGGATTTTGAGCAAGTTATTCGGACGTAAATCCTCCCCTAAGCCATGGATGTACTGGGCAGGCATCATTGGGGCAGCCCTTATATTTGGGCTTGGTCATCTCCCTGCGGCAAATGTTTATTTTGGTGAGATTACCCCGCTTTTGTTCATTCGCACGCTCGCCCTTAATGGGGTGGCAGGTATATTATACGGATACCTCTACTGGAAGCGCGGGCTGGAGTACGCAATGATTGCACACGCGATCGGGGATATCGTCCTTCATGGTTTCATTCAATAA
- a CDS encoding efflux RND transporter permease subunit, with translation MRFLTNFSLRNSTAIIIMSLLIVVSGIIAAMSLKVENMPDITFPVLLVNTTYPDASPEDVLDDVTKPLEREVGHVTGVKAVESYSSNNSSTLQVYLETGSDVQAVRDELERRISSIALPSKVNRPQVMIQGFSNQPVYYLFVTGQDKESGLDHFDNDVKETVLKELEGIESVDKVSTIGGQFKEMKILPKVDALNYYGISPLQLKQLLLDNHVALPIGSIIEDGEERIIRVVSRYLTVEDIRNTKIFLPSDPKNGLTYVRLGDIAEINFDEVVNSISRYNGKNGININIYKTRDANAVETGDAINAKLSLLKEEYPNLTFTTIYDTSVDIKNSINGMLKEGLLGAIMASVVILLFLRHVKATLIVLVSIPTSILVSLIFMSWMDITLNMITLFGMAVAVGRVVDDSIVVIENIFRHLQLNKERKESLIQIATHEMLHAITSSTFTTTAVFLPIVFVGGMIGEVFRPFALTVVCSLFASLLVAVTIVPLLAKLMILKDHNIKEYEHGKGSDTYRKLLQWSLNRKPAVGFLSLVLFVASLALLPYMKYGLFPDPEAKYIFAQVTMPKGTQLDGLDQTVAQVESKLMEQPEVEYIEINLGSENEAEIRQSNQALLLIKIGQDVNLDQTIKKFEGIVKPMIPLGTEMALTKPGSSDTNKFKVILYGPDLDRLKEASEIVKSNLKVSPLLTNVKDNLNDFKNEVVIKVDRDKASELGVSPVQVAQEVNLLVSDTRIGKIKVDDKDYSLFFGLSENHAKSLEELNNIYIQTPSKQQVRLVDFAEIDQEKVQSQIMRKDEKQFVQITADITSDNKGGASNFLFAMLQAEKLPAGVTLSSEGVSSDMEKSFKDMLLAIGAAIFIVYIVMLITFGNATAPLAILLSLPLAVIGGLFGLFISDTVLDITALIGFLMLVGIVVTNAIVYVDNIQQRRLEGTSMREAVVEAGVTRVRPIIMTAVATVSALLPLYLGFSEGALMTKSLAIVVIGGLVTSTILTLFVVPIGYELLYRIKKEFFAPDTKEAEIEPSEDMFISVLRSLRDMKKSG, from the coding sequence TTGCGTTTTCTAACGAATTTTTCTCTCAGAAATTCAACAGCTATTATTATTATGAGCCTGCTTATCGTAGTTAGTGGAATCATTGCCGCTATGTCTCTCAAGGTAGAGAACATGCCGGATATCACTTTCCCTGTGCTTCTAGTCAATACGACTTATCCGGATGCATCACCAGAAGATGTTCTCGATGATGTAACGAAGCCATTGGAACGTGAAGTTGGGCATGTAACGGGCGTTAAGGCAGTGGAGTCATACTCAAGCAACAATAGTTCCACGCTACAGGTTTACTTGGAGACCGGTTCAGATGTACAAGCTGTCAGGGACGAGCTGGAAAGAAGAATCTCCAGTATCGCGCTTCCCAGTAAAGTAAACAGACCGCAAGTAATGATTCAGGGCTTCAGCAATCAACCCGTCTATTATCTGTTCGTGACAGGACAGGATAAGGAGAGTGGACTCGATCATTTTGACAACGATGTAAAAGAAACCGTACTCAAAGAGTTAGAAGGCATTGAAAGTGTTGATAAAGTATCAACAATAGGCGGGCAATTCAAAGAAATGAAAATCCTGCCAAAGGTAGATGCGCTAAACTACTACGGAATCTCTCCGTTGCAGTTGAAACAGCTTTTACTTGACAATCACGTAGCCCTGCCTATCGGTTCGATCATCGAGGATGGGGAAGAGCGCATCATTCGCGTGGTGAGCCGTTACCTCACAGTGGAAGATATTCGTAACACCAAGATATTCCTCCCAAGTGACCCTAAAAATGGGCTTACCTACGTAAGACTTGGCGATATCGCTGAAATCAATTTTGATGAAGTCGTTAATTCGATCAGCCGCTATAACGGAAAGAATGGAATTAACATCAATATTTACAAAACGCGTGACGCCAATGCGGTAGAAACCGGTGATGCCATTAATGCAAAATTATCCCTTTTGAAAGAAGAGTACCCGAACTTAACCTTTACCACGATTTATGATACTTCTGTCGATATCAAGAATTCGATTAACGGCATGCTCAAGGAAGGCTTGCTTGGAGCTATTATGGCTTCTGTAGTCATTTTGCTGTTTTTACGTCATGTAAAAGCGACCCTCATCGTCCTAGTCTCGATCCCAACATCCATCTTAGTAAGTCTGATTTTCATGTCCTGGATGGACATTACTCTCAATATGATCACACTGTTCGGGATGGCAGTGGCTGTAGGACGAGTCGTGGATGACAGTATCGTCGTTATCGAGAATATTTTCCGCCATTTGCAATTGAACAAAGAACGCAAGGAAAGCTTGATTCAAATCGCCACCCACGAAATGCTACATGCCATTACCTCATCGACTTTTACGACAACCGCCGTATTTTTACCCATTGTATTTGTTGGGGGGATGATCGGAGAAGTATTCCGCCCATTTGCACTAACCGTCGTCTGCTCGCTGTTTGCCTCACTATTAGTAGCCGTGACGATTGTTCCACTGTTAGCCAAGCTGATGATTTTAAAAGACCACAATATCAAGGAATATGAACATGGGAAAGGGTCTGACACGTACAGGAAGTTGCTTCAATGGTCACTCAACCGCAAGCCTGCTGTCGGATTTCTGTCACTCGTTCTATTTGTCGCAAGTCTAGCGCTTCTCCCGTATATGAAATACGGTTTGTTTCCTGATCCGGAAGCGAAGTACATATTCGCACAAGTAACGATGCCAAAAGGTACACAACTAGATGGACTCGATCAAACGGTTGCCCAGGTCGAAAGTAAATTGATGGAGCAGCCTGAAGTAGAGTACATAGAAATCAATCTTGGCTCTGAAAATGAAGCGGAAATACGCCAATCGAACCAAGCCCTCTTACTAATCAAAATAGGGCAAGATGTGAATCTCGACCAAACCATCAAAAAATTTGAGGGAATCGTCAAACCTATGATTCCACTAGGAACCGAAATGGCCTTGACGAAACCTGGTAGCAGCGATACCAACAAGTTCAAGGTGATTCTGTATGGACCAGATCTGGATCGTTTGAAAGAGGCAAGCGAAATTGTCAAATCAAACTTGAAAGTAAGTCCGCTGTTGACCAACGTGAAGGACAATCTGAATGATTTCAAAAATGAAGTTGTCATCAAAGTCGATAGAGACAAAGCCTCGGAACTGGGCGTTTCCCCTGTACAGGTGGCTCAAGAAGTCAACCTCCTGGTCTCGGATACCCGAATTGGCAAGATCAAAGTCGACGACAAAGACTATAGTCTCTTCTTTGGACTCAGTGAAAACCATGCGAAATCGTTAGAGGAACTGAATAATATCTACATCCAAACGCCAAGCAAGCAACAAGTTCGTTTGGTGGACTTTGCCGAGATTGACCAAGAAAAAGTCCAATCACAAATCATGCGCAAGGACGAAAAACAATTCGTGCAAATTACAGCAGATATCACGAGCGACAACAAAGGTGGTGCGAGTAATTTCCTGTTTGCGATGTTGCAAGCGGAAAAATTGCCTGCTGGAGTTACATTGTCATCTGAAGGTGTCTCAAGTGACATGGAAAAAAGCTTTAAAGATATGCTTTTAGCCATTGGTGCAGCGATTTTTATCGTCTACATCGTCATGCTCATCACTTTTGGCAATGCTACAGCTCCGCTCGCGATTCTACTGTCCCTGCCACTTGCTGTGATCGGCGGATTATTTGGTCTGTTCATTTCGGATACCGTTCTCGATATAACGGCACTTATCGGCTTTTTGATGCTGGTCGGAATCGTTGTTACCAATGCAATTGTGTATGTGGACAATATCCAGCAGCGAAGACTGGAAGGGACTTCTATGCGTGAGGCAGTTGTCGAAGCTGGCGTTACCCGCGTACGACCCATTATTATGACGGCTGTTGCGACAGTCAGTGCGCTCTTGCCACTTTACCTCGGCTTTTCTGAAGGGGCCTTGATGACTAAAAGCTTGGCGATTGTGGTCATTGGTGGACTCGTTACTTCGACGATCCTGACCTTGTTCGTGGTTCCTATCGGGTATGAATTGCTGTATCGGATCAAAAAAGAGTTTTTTGCCCCTGATACCAAAGAAGCGGAGATCGAGCCAAGTGAAGATATGTTCATTTCCGTACTGAGAAGTTTACGCGATATGAAAAAGTCTGGGTAA
- a CDS encoding response regulator transcription factor gives MHKILLVEDDEALGLAIEFSLRNEGYEVVRASSVKEAKHQFELQPFDLAILDVGLPDGNGYDLCLHFKKQNDSSVVIFLTALDEEANVVMGLDIGGDDYITKPFRVKEFMSRVKVQLRKRGRLQTSSITLVSENIKMDTNLVKAYKNQESIPLTNLEYKLLLTFMMNAHKALKRDDLLMKVSEGEDAFFDENTLSVYIKRLRDKVEDDPKNPQFIVTQRGLGYRWNKDVSSE, from the coding sequence TTGCATAAAATATTGCTCGTGGAAGATGATGAGGCGCTTGGTCTAGCCATCGAATTCTCATTGAGAAATGAAGGCTATGAGGTAGTCAGAGCCTCTAGTGTAAAAGAAGCCAAACACCAGTTTGAACTTCAACCTTTTGATTTGGCGATCCTAGATGTCGGCCTTCCAGATGGAAACGGCTATGATTTATGTCTGCATTTCAAAAAACAAAACGATTCATCGGTTGTTATCTTCTTAACGGCCTTGGATGAGGAAGCAAATGTAGTAATGGGACTGGATATTGGCGGAGACGATTATATAACGAAACCATTCCGAGTCAAAGAATTCATGTCCAGAGTGAAAGTGCAATTGCGCAAACGTGGACGGTTGCAAACATCTTCTATCACTTTAGTATCTGAAAATATAAAAATGGATACGAACCTCGTCAAGGCTTATAAAAATCAGGAAAGCATTCCATTAACCAATCTTGAATACAAGCTTCTGCTTACTTTCATGATGAACGCCCATAAAGCACTAAAAAGAGATGATCTCTTGATGAAAGTATCGGAAGGAGAAGATGCTTTTTTTGATGAAAACACGCTTTCTGTATACATCAAGCGTCTAAGAGATAAAGTGGAAGATGACCCCAAAAATCCGCAGTTTATCGTCACCCAAAGAGGATTAGGCTATCGGTGGAATAAGGATGTGAGTAGCGAGTAA
- a CDS encoding autorepressor SdpR family transcription factor — protein MSMNYAFKALSDPTRRKILDLLREKDMTAGEIADHFQMTKPSISHHLSLLKQAQMVYDERKGQNIYYSLNTTVFQDLLKWFIQFH, from the coding sequence ATGTCAATGAATTACGCATTTAAGGCACTCTCTGATCCCACAAGAAGAAAGATTCTTGACCTTTTGCGGGAGAAAGATATGACGGCTGGAGAAATTGCCGATCATTTTCAAATGACAAAGCCCAGCATCTCCCACCACCTCAGCTTGTTGAAACAGGCACAAATGGTTTACGACGAACGAAAAGGGCAAAACATTTACTACTCTCTGAATACGACCGTTTTTCAAGACTTATTAAAATGGTTTATACAATTCCATTAG
- a CDS encoding ABC transporter permease — MISSYKQLSSKYLKGNMKRTVLTLIGIILSVALISTVGLFMKGSQLSQIENIKKINGFSFHLGISNYDEALLNKIKYNPQIASYGLMSQGGIVPVGDGDVSIQKNFADHSALAFLTYSLADGRLPANEHEAAVDSWTLPFLKKGLQIGDSFELDGQTFQLVGLLDNRAFTQRNKVGRFLTYKHDFAIGEGRILVEINEKADFKEVIGEIKSLTKDEDLVINEELIKVLKPGSNQSILAVLVIVVSIVVIATVVVIYNAFQISVVERMKQFGMLRSIGATRKQIRQIVMREAAVLAVIAIPVGLVCSILAVAALQSIFSIILEEGAGVSFFHIDWWILFISSIITLTAVLASSYYPAFFAGRISPLLAISSRLSIKKEAIKKHKNNVLKKPLSFPLSLALKNVKRNKNRYTITILSIIISSVLFITFSSMMDMAFASKYVKDLSAKTDLSIYLKQDHDDSSAERQQILELLKSVENVSAVKEQDIHFEIDLKDKTQSLATVAHIEDSVGKKHAISIVNHIDENKVKKDSELVIKVLVYSFITVISLIGSLNILNTITISIIIRRKELAALKSIGMSQRDLKKMIIYEALIYGFSGSLQGIFFGCILSYIIYLAASGVLRVEWTIPYEACLITFVSALIISFLSVLLPLRKIQKDNLIDVIREQ; from the coding sequence TTGATCAGCAGCTATAAACAATTAAGCAGCAAGTATTTAAAGGGGAATATGAAACGAACGGTTTTGACTTTGATCGGAATCATACTCTCTGTAGCGTTAATTTCGACAGTCGGTCTTTTTATGAAAGGATCACAACTATCCCAAATCGAGAACATCAAGAAGATAAACGGGTTTTCTTTTCATCTCGGTATTTCCAATTACGATGAAGCACTATTAAACAAAATCAAATATAATCCTCAAATTGCTTCGTATGGCTTGATGTCTCAGGGCGGAATCGTTCCGGTTGGAGATGGAGATGTTTCTATTCAAAAGAATTTCGCTGATCATAGCGCATTGGCGTTTTTAACCTACAGTCTCGCTGATGGCAGATTACCAGCCAATGAGCATGAAGCAGCTGTCGATTCATGGACGCTTCCTTTTTTGAAAAAGGGTCTTCAGATCGGCGACTCATTTGAATTGGATGGTCAAACCTTTCAACTGGTTGGTTTACTGGATAATCGGGCGTTCACTCAGAGAAATAAAGTGGGTCGTTTCCTAACCTATAAACATGATTTTGCTATCGGAGAGGGTAGGATCTTAGTCGAAATAAACGAGAAAGCGGACTTTAAAGAGGTAATAGGTGAGATAAAATCACTTACGAAAGACGAGGATCTGGTTATCAATGAGGAATTGATCAAAGTTTTGAAACCAGGATCGAATCAATCGATTCTGGCCGTGCTCGTCATCGTTGTTAGTATTGTTGTGATCGCGACAGTTGTGGTGATTTACAACGCTTTTCAAATCAGCGTCGTAGAGCGGATGAAGCAGTTCGGGATGCTCCGAAGCATCGGTGCTACGCGAAAGCAAATTAGACAAATCGTGATGAGAGAAGCGGCTGTGCTGGCTGTCATCGCCATTCCGGTTGGACTTGTATGTAGCATATTGGCGGTCGCTGCTCTCCAATCCATTTTCTCGATCATTTTAGAAGAGGGTGCAGGTGTTTCGTTCTTTCATATCGATTGGTGGATTTTATTCATCAGTTCGATCATTACGCTGACGGCCGTACTAGCGTCCAGTTATTACCCAGCTTTTTTTGCGGGCAGAATATCCCCACTGCTGGCCATCAGCAGCAGGTTATCCATCAAAAAAGAAGCGATCAAAAAACATAAGAATAACGTGTTGAAAAAGCCGTTATCTTTTCCTTTGAGCCTAGCCTTGAAAAATGTCAAAAGAAATAAAAATCGTTATACCATCACGATTCTATCCATCATTATATCCAGCGTCTTGTTTATTACTTTCTCGTCAATGATGGATATGGCATTTGCATCCAAATATGTGAAGGACTTATCTGCGAAAACTGATCTATCCATCTACCTGAAACAAGATCATGATGATTCTTCAGCAGAAAGACAGCAAATTTTGGAGCTTTTGAAGTCAGTTGAAAATGTATCCGCAGTGAAGGAACAGGACATCCATTTTGAAATCGATTTGAAGGATAAGACTCAATCTCTTGCAACTGTTGCTCACATCGAGGACTCTGTTGGAAAAAAACACGCCATTTCCATTGTAAATCACATCGATGAGAATAAAGTGAAGAAAGATTCGGAGCTCGTCATAAAAGTGCTGGTATACAGTTTTATCACAGTCATTTCTTTGATTGGCAGTCTCAATATCCTTAATACGATTACGATCAGCATCATCATCAGACGAAAAGAACTTGCTGCGTTAAAATCCATAGGCATGTCACAAAGGGATTTGAAAAAAATGATCATCTATGAAGCGCTGATTTACGGTTTTTCTGGAAGTTTGCAAGGGATCTTTTTCGGTTGTATACTGTCTTATATTATCTATTTGGCGGCTTCCGGTGTCTTGAGGGTCGAATGGACGATCCCCTACGAAGCTTGTCTCATTACGTTTGTTTCAGCTTTGATCATCAGCTTTTTATCTGTTCTATTGCCACTGAGAAAAATTCAAAAAGATAATCTTATCGATGTGATCAGGGAACAATGA
- a CDS encoding DUF2809 domain-containing protein has translation MALGLGSRVFDDVLPVFVAEHFGDALWACMIYFGFRTCYTYKKISFSLWCSLAFCFAIEGSQLYQAGWIIYLRETTLGALVLGKGFLTADLVRYTVGAAIAALLDLAWPWRKRS, from the coding sequence ATGGCTTTGGGTTTAGGGTCCAGAGTATTCGACGATGTGTTGCCTGTCTTTGTAGCTGAGCATTTTGGCGATGCATTATGGGCGTGCATGATCTACTTCGGCTTTCGCACTTGTTATACTTATAAAAAGATTTCTTTTTCACTGTGGTGCAGCCTCGCGTTTTGCTTTGCGATCGAGGGCAGCCAATTGTATCAGGCCGGTTGGATCATTTACCTACGGGAGACAACGCTTGGGGCGTTGGTATTAGGAAAAGGCTTTTTGACGGCGGATCTTGTGCGGTACACGGTGGGAGCAGCCATCGCTGCCTTGCTCGACCTAGCCTGGCCTTGGCGTAAGCGCTCCTGA
- a CDS encoding HAMP domain-containing sensor histidine kinase has product MKNTELKGYMTILAVLLSLFTIHQIIAHQLFYDAVKSDSIATWGEITARLVEQNPENEAEIMKVLTNHASNSNEYREKGRELFRQYGLYEDLESELFPLLNKHISSHNQWIYWGLICFGLILLGASYMQFKMVFHKIRQLTSAAKKIIDGDYSVVINENKEGDLAKLAASFRSMKDIIRKSMQDLLEEKEFLAQILQDISHQLKTPLSTISIYNEMLLNAELPRQQQVQLLQNNEVQISRMNVLIQNLLKVAKIDARAISFVKEPANLVETIEEVLDGLAKMVIDKDIAIDWDAPKEIVVVHDKLWMQEALMNLLKNAIEHSKPGSTIIIHVKDTPIYTELVIQDFGEGIATKELAHIFDRFYKATDSKKHDSTGIGLALVKAIVEAHRALIKVESEKDSFTKFTITFIKF; this is encoded by the coding sequence ATGAAGAATACCGAATTGAAAGGGTATATGACGATACTGGCCGTTCTGTTATCACTATTTACCATTCACCAGATTATTGCCCATCAACTGTTTTATGATGCTGTGAAAAGCGACTCCATTGCAACCTGGGGTGAAATTACGGCTAGATTGGTTGAACAAAATCCCGAGAATGAAGCGGAAATTATGAAGGTCTTAACAAATCACGCATCTAATTCAAATGAGTATCGGGAAAAAGGAAGAGAGCTCTTTAGACAGTATGGATTATATGAAGATTTGGAGTCAGAGCTTTTTCCCCTATTAAATAAACATATTTCCAGCCATAATCAATGGATTTATTGGGGATTGATTTGTTTCGGATTGATTCTGCTAGGCGCAAGCTATATGCAATTCAAGATGGTCTTCCATAAAATTAGACAACTTACTTCCGCAGCTAAAAAAATAATCGACGGGGACTACTCGGTAGTCATCAATGAAAATAAGGAAGGGGATCTTGCCAAACTAGCGGCTTCCTTTCGTTCCATGAAGGATATTATCCGAAAAAGCATGCAGGATCTTCTGGAAGAGAAAGAGTTTTTAGCACAAATTCTGCAAGATATCTCCCATCAATTAAAAACGCCTCTTTCCACGATATCCATATACAATGAAATGTTATTAAATGCAGAGCTGCCTCGTCAGCAGCAAGTTCAACTTTTGCAAAATAATGAAGTTCAAATCTCCAGAATGAATGTCTTAATTCAAAATTTGTTAAAAGTAGCGAAAATCGACGCCAGAGCTATTTCGTTTGTTAAAGAACCAGCCAATTTGGTGGAGACGATCGAGGAAGTTCTGGATGGCTTGGCAAAGATGGTCATTGATAAGGATATAGCGATTGACTGGGATGCGCCCAAGGAAATCGTCGTTGTCCATGATAAACTATGGATGCAGGAAGCTTTGATGAACCTGCTGAAGAATGCGATCGAACATTCAAAACCCGGCAGTACAATCATCATTCACGTAAAAGATACGCCTATTTATACGGAGTTGGTGATTCAAGACTTTGGAGAAGGAATTGCAACTAAGGAATTGGCGCATATTTTTGATCGATTTTACAAAGCAACAGATTCTAAAAAGCATGATTCGACTGGGATTGGATTGGCGCTAGTCAAAGCCATTGTCGAAGCACATCGTGCCTTGATTAAAGTGGAGAGTGAGAAAGACAGCTTTACAAAATTTACGATTACTTTCATAAAGTTTTGA
- a CDS encoding SdpI family protein — protein sequence MNKSNLSLLLFAISVVISVFCYPSMPDQMVIHWGPNGEPNGFAPKVVGVAFIPVVMLFLFVAVRSQKQYYQKFQSSHDTILHTLMIVLLVIHSVIIAYGYGYMLNIGIFVTLILGILFVTIGNFMPRFRHNYLIGIRTPWSLASEEVWKNTHLLSSRVFFIGGILIMLTSFLPTTLHYILMLIIVLVTILISIASSHYYYKKTGRRK from the coding sequence ATGAATAAGTCCAATTTGTCTCTATTATTATTTGCCATCAGTGTAGTCATAAGTGTATTTTGCTATCCCTCCATGCCGGATCAGATGGTCATTCATTGGGGACCAAATGGTGAACCGAATGGTTTTGCGCCTAAGGTTGTGGGTGTAGCCTTCATTCCGGTTGTGATGCTGTTTCTCTTCGTGGCTGTTCGCAGTCAAAAACAGTATTACCAAAAGTTCCAAAGCAGTCACGATACAATCTTGCATACATTAATGATCGTACTTCTCGTCATCCATAGCGTGATAATCGCATATGGATATGGGTATATGTTAAATATTGGGATATTCGTAACCCTTATTTTGGGGATTCTGTTTGTAACAATAGGGAATTTTATGCCTCGTTTTCGACATAACTATCTGATTGGGATACGCACGCCATGGTCACTCGCTAGTGAAGAGGTCTGGAAAAATACCCACCTACTGAGTTCCCGTGTGTTCTTCATCGGAGGAATTCTCATCATGCTCACCTCATTCTTACCAACAACCTTACATTACATCCTAATGTTGATCATTGTGTTGGTGACAATTCTGATTTCTATTGCAAGCAGCCACTACTATTACAAAAAAACAGGAAGGAGAAAGTAA
- a CDS encoding DUF4304 domain-containing protein produces the protein MLQQLFTDMMKQDVKPFLSKRGFAKKGLNFTKKTESLIYMFNFQKSAGNAANHVMFYVNCGIYAPELAQIQSREILTAPLEAECHFRARMGEIVESVPDRFSITPDTNMDDVRKTLLSGLEEAIHFYETMTSARSIVDYYTSGPFLHLSEESFHLLFQSNDVAAAKHYWKALQEKYGTEKRWTIFENKYTAIFNKYGVEFDKR, from the coding sequence ATGTTGCAGCAGCTCTTTACTGATATGATGAAACAGGACGTAAAGCCGTTCCTTTCTAAGCGTGGCTTCGCAAAGAAGGGTTTGAATTTCACTAAGAAAACCGAAAGCCTCATCTACATGTTCAACTTCCAAAAATCTGCTGGCAATGCAGCGAACCATGTAATGTTTTATGTGAACTGTGGTATTTATGCACCGGAGTTGGCACAAATACAATCGAGAGAGATTCTAACAGCACCTCTAGAAGCGGAGTGTCACTTCAGAGCAAGAATGGGGGAGATTGTTGAGTCTGTACCAGATCGATTTTCAATCACTCCGGATACGAATATGGATGATGTAAGAAAAACACTTCTAAGTGGATTAGAAGAGGCGATTCATTTCTATGAAACGATGACCAGTGCCAGATCTATTGTGGATTATTACACTTCAGGGCCATTTTTACATCTGAGCGAAGAGAGCTTTCATTTGCTATTCCAATCCAATGATGTAGCAGCGGCTAAACATTATTGGAAGGCTTTGCAGGAAAAGTACGGAACAGAAAAGCGATGGACCATATTCGAGAATAAATACACGGCCATCTTCAATAAATATGGAGTGGAATTTGATAAGCGATAA